AGCCCCAAGGACACATCGCTGTGAGGACCGAGCAGTCCCTTGAAACCCAGATCGCTGTCCAGGTAGATCGGAGCCAGGGCCAGTCGCAGTGTGAGGTTGGAGGACAGGAAGCCCGGTTTGTTGTAGTAATAGAATCCGTAGGCAGCGATGGGGCCGCGGCCTTCGACCGGCTGATTGTAGCCCATCTGAACCAAACGCCGCTCAATAGGGTCAATTTGACCGCAGACCGAAACGGGGAGAACCGCACCGAGGAGAAACCAGAACCAGTATCCTCTGAACGTCACGCGCCGAATTATAGAAATGCGCCGCGACCCAGCAAGTTGATTTCCTTCTTGGTCAGGTCGCGGCCTTCAGTATGATCGCGGCGTGAAAACTGTGCGCAAATTGCTCCACACGCGTTATCGGGTCAATGATCTGGAACAAACCCTGAAGTTCTATCGCGACGTGCTCGGATTACAGGAGACGCGCCGCCACAAATCACCCCGGGGTTCTGAACTGGTTTTCCTGAAGGCGCCCGAAAGCGAGGAACTCATCGAGATTTGCTATTTTCCCGCGAGCGGCTCGGTGCAAGTCCAGGCTGATCTCACTCACCTGGCCTTCGAAGTGGACAGCCTGGATGACTTCGGCAAACACCTGGCCTCGCTGGGTTATCGGTATTCGGACGGCCCTCACTACAAGGAGAACGGCGGGGGATTTGCGTTTGTCGATGCGCCCGAAGGTTACGAGATCGAGTTGATTCAACCGCCGAAGCGCACCGGGCCGGAAGCCGGATACTGAGGGATTTCACTCTAATTTGGGCCGGGGCCCCGCCCCCACCTCTTAACGCCCTCATTCTCCTATCCTGCACGGGAGAGGCAATTTCAATCCGTAGTCCTGGAGCGACATCTTTAGTCTGTGGACGACATTTGGCGCAAAGGCCGGCCATTTTTTGCCAGGGATGGGGAAATGGAGTTTGGGAGTAGGGGACTGCGAGTGTTGGAGTATTGGAGCATTGGAGTAATGCACCTGCGTCTCAGCACTCCTGGTGCGATTCAAACTGTCGGTCAGCGAAGTCTTCTCCCTCTCTTTCCGAAGGGAGGAGAGGGTTGGGGAGCGGAGGTGCGTCCGATTTCGGTTTTCCAAGAAACCCCTCTCTCCAGCTTTCTCCCCACTCGTTCCTCGCGGGGAGAGAGGGGAGCCAATCGAATCGCGACTGCCCGGCGCTTTTAATCGCACACCACCACTTCCCTACTCCATTGCTCCAACACTCCCTCCCGTCCGCCTCATAGTTTCCTTCGACGCATCATCGAATCCAGGGCCACGGCCAGAACCAGCACTGCGCCGAGAATGATCCCTTGCCATTCGGAGGAGACTCGCGAAATGATCAGCACGTTCTTCATCAGGGCCATAAAGAACACGCCGATCATGGCTCCCCCAATCGTGCCCTTGCCACCGGTCAAACTGGCGCCGCCGAGAATCACCGCCATAATCGCCTGCAATTCCGCCCCCACGCCAACCGTGGAGCTGGCGGTGGCGATGCGCGAGGCATAGACTACGCCGGCGAGCCCGGCGATCAGTCCCATGAGCGTGAACGAAATGATTTGCAGCCGCTCCACATGGATGCCGGACAAATGCGCCGCTTTGGCGTTGCTCCCGATATAATAATACTGGCGGAAGAATCGCGTGTGGGCCAAAGCGTAATGCGCCAGCAGCGCCAGCGCGATCATCAACCAGACCGGCGCCTGCAATCCGATGAGTTCGGCCTGGCCAAATCTTGTGAAGGAGTCCGGAAGAAAAGTAATCCCTGGCCCGCCGATCAACAGCGCCAGCCCTTGAAAAACTCCCATCGTCCCGAGGGTCGTGATCAATGCG
This DNA window, taken from Verrucomicrobiota bacterium, encodes the following:
- a CDS encoding VOC family protein yields the protein MKTVRKLLHTRYRVNDLEQTLKFYRDVLGLQETRRHKSPRGSELVFLKAPESEELIEICYFPASGSVQVQADLTHLAFEVDSLDDFGKHLASLGYRYSDGPHYKENGGGFAFVDAPEGYEIELIQPPKRTGPEAGY
- a CDS encoding ABC transporter permease; the protein is MTEARSTEAASDAVQSAPARRLFRRQIWSREFALAILCLLIIGLFSILFPVSFRSAANFSAILRNLAFEGILAIGMMIMMVGGVFDLSVGAMASLAGVITGWLMKGAGVPVPLAVLGGLAAAALGGFISGFIVAKVRVNALITTLGTMGVFQGLALLIGGPGITFLPDSFTRFGQAELIGLQAPVWLMIALALLAHYALAHTRFFRQYYYIGSNAKAAHLSGIHVERLQIISFTLMGLIAGLAGVVYASRIATASSTVGVGAELQAIMAVILGGASLTGGKGTIGGAMIGVFFMALMKNVLIISRVSSEWQGIILGAVLVLAVALDSMMRRRKL